Proteins encoded together in one Cicer arietinum cultivar CDC Frontier isolate Library 1 chromosome 4, Cicar.CDCFrontier_v2.0, whole genome shotgun sequence window:
- the LOC101511215 gene encoding putative F-box protein At3g16210 gives MEKYASVTKEKVKNYICDDLAFCILSKLPLKSLKRFGCVRKSWLLLFENHKFLSIFQNNFLSYDHSYYDDTSLLLQLTDKDLCSFPRDSFEDVVKLDLPNPFQDEDPSLWVLDSGSITGILCLYHSDKRFFCDKRFVLWNPTTEEFKIIPESPLEPVSPYVRDHDIPLGFGYDHVKNDYKLITGACFFYGDYQYYDGSPDYVCYPEFVCDYEIYSLRSNSWRKIDEDVSFIPLHSRVAFVSLVAF, from the coding sequence ATGGAAAAATATGCAAGTGTGACAAAAGAAAAGGTTAAAAACTACATATGCGACGATCTTGCATTTTGTATTCTATCAAAATTGCCACTAAAATCTTTGAAGCGATTTGGATGCGTACGTAAATCATGGCTTTTGTTATTTGAAAACCATAAATTCTTGAGTATCTTTCAAAACAATTTCCTCTCTTATGATCATTCGTACTACGATGATACATCTCTTCTCCTACAACTTACTGATAAAGATTTGTGTTCATTTCCTAGAGATAGTTTTGAGGATGTAGTCAAATTGGATTTGCCAAATCCATTTCAAGATGAAGACCCTTCTTTATGGGTTTTGGATTCTGGTAGTATTACCGGAATTCTTTGTCTCTACCATAGtgataaaagatttttttgtGATAAAAGATTTGTATTATGGAATCCAACAACAGAGGAATTCAAGATCATCCCTGAAAGCCCTCTTGAGCCTGTATCACCTTATGTAAGAGATCACGATATTCCACTTGGATTTGGTTATGACCAtgttaaaaatgattataagtTGATTACGGGTGCATGTTTCTTTTATGGGGATTATCAATATTATGATGGAAGTCCTGATTATGTTTGTTACCCAGAATTTGTTTGCGACTACGAAATATATAGCCTTAGAAGTAACTCTTGGAGAAAAATTGACGAAGATGTCTCTTTTATACCGCTACATTCTAGAGTggcttttgtgtcattggtggCATTTTAA